Proteins from a single region of Bradyrhizobium diazoefficiens:
- a CDS encoding hydantoinase/oxoprolinase family protein yields the protein MAKLAFDTGGTFTDFALLDNKGELHLHKVLSTPANPAEAVVRGVSELLEQFGDAVDLDKLQVLGATTVVTNAVLERKGVKTGFISTAGFQDMLRIRNEGRYDLYDLNLKYPDPLVTRANSFGAVERMSADGEIITALEEDTVREISGRLRAEGIKSVAVCLLHAYKYPGHEQRIAALLREEDPEIFVSLSSEVCPEVREFDRASTTVVNAYTRPQMSGHVAHLEREFAAKGINRQVLWMTSSGGLVPSSRAAELPVRLIESGPAAGAVAAAEFGRIAGEGSVLSFDMGGTTAKLCLIPNGEPTVGTDLEVAHYHRFRRGSGFPLKIQSIRMIEIGAGGGSIAVKNPLGLLDVGPRSAGALPGPAAYQRGGTEPTVTDADILLGYMGTESFVGGSFKVSKDAAREAMTWLAASLDVSVSRCAWGIHDLVNESMSKAAAVHATDLGVDPRSLPMVAFGGAGPVHAYGIARKLGIKRIICPTGAGVTSAIGLLIAPVAVDLSASFPMQVDNWDFAAMDRLLGDLAGQGEEVVRAAGVAPETITNTYTVDMRHVGQGHEITVTLPDRSLPREKFVEQLLGNFYKLYRELFGRIVAGSAVEVITWRLRSSGQKDQVTRPHRSQVARAQKGTRLVYFSEAGGFADTPVYDHYKLPVGERIEGPAIVEQRESTAVVGPSGTAHVDINGNLVINIA from the coding sequence ATGGCCAAGCTCGCATTCGACACCGGGGGAACTTTTACCGATTTCGCGCTGCTCGACAACAAGGGCGAGCTGCATCTTCACAAGGTGCTGAGCACGCCGGCCAATCCGGCCGAAGCCGTGGTTCGCGGCGTGTCCGAGCTCCTCGAACAATTTGGCGATGCCGTCGATCTCGACAAGCTGCAAGTGCTCGGTGCAACCACCGTCGTCACCAATGCCGTGCTGGAGCGCAAGGGCGTCAAGACCGGTTTCATCTCGACCGCCGGCTTTCAGGACATGCTGCGCATCCGCAACGAAGGACGCTACGATCTCTACGATCTCAATTTGAAATATCCCGACCCGCTCGTGACGCGTGCCAACAGCTTTGGCGCGGTCGAGCGCATGTCCGCCGACGGCGAGATAATCACGGCACTGGAGGAGGACACGGTCCGCGAGATCTCCGGCCGGTTGCGCGCGGAGGGCATCAAGTCCGTCGCCGTCTGCCTGCTGCACGCCTACAAATATCCTGGTCACGAGCAGCGCATCGCGGCGCTGCTGCGTGAGGAAGATCCTGAGATCTTCGTGTCGTTGTCGTCAGAGGTTTGTCCTGAGGTCCGCGAGTTCGACCGCGCTTCGACCACTGTCGTCAATGCCTATACCCGGCCACAGATGTCCGGCCACGTCGCCCATCTCGAACGCGAATTTGCCGCCAAGGGCATTAACCGCCAGGTGCTCTGGATGACTTCGTCGGGCGGCCTGGTGCCGAGCAGCCGCGCGGCCGAATTGCCCGTGCGCCTGATTGAATCAGGGCCGGCGGCCGGCGCCGTTGCCGCCGCCGAGTTTGGCCGCATCGCCGGCGAGGGCAGTGTTTTGTCCTTTGACATGGGCGGCACGACCGCAAAGCTGTGTCTGATCCCGAACGGCGAGCCGACGGTCGGCACCGACCTGGAAGTCGCGCATTACCATCGCTTCCGTAGGGGCTCGGGTTTCCCGTTGAAAATCCAGTCGATCCGCATGATCGAGATCGGAGCCGGCGGGGGCTCGATCGCGGTGAAGAACCCGCTCGGCCTGCTCGACGTTGGACCGCGTTCGGCCGGCGCGCTGCCAGGGCCGGCGGCGTATCAGCGGGGCGGCACGGAGCCGACCGTGACGGACGCCGACATCCTGCTCGGTTACATGGGTACGGAATCCTTCGTCGGTGGTTCCTTCAAGGTCTCCAAGGATGCGGCGCGCGAAGCCATGACTTGGCTCGCCGCCTCGCTTGACGTCAGCGTGTCGCGCTGCGCCTGGGGTATTCACGACCTCGTCAACGAGTCGATGAGCAAGGCGGCGGCCGTCCACGCGACCGATCTTGGTGTCGACCCGCGCAGTCTTCCGATGGTCGCATTTGGCGGCGCCGGACCGGTGCATGCTTACGGCATCGCGCGCAAGCTCGGCATCAAGCGCATCATCTGCCCGACGGGAGCCGGCGTAACCTCGGCGATTGGCCTGCTGATCGCGCCGGTCGCGGTCGATCTCTCCGCGAGCTTCCCGATGCAGGTCGACAATTGGGATTTTGCCGCGATGGATCGCCTGCTTGGCGACCTCGCGGGTCAGGGTGAGGAGGTCGTCCGTGCCGCCGGCGTCGCGCCGGAGACGATCACGAACACCTACACCGTGGATATGCGTCACGTCGGTCAGGGACACGAGATCACCGTGACGTTGCCTGACCGCAGTCTGCCTCGAGAGAAATTCGTCGAGCAGCTTCTCGGTAATTTCTACAAGCTCTACCGTGAACTGTTTGGTCGGATCGTCGCGGGTTCTGCGGTGGAGGTCATTACATGGCGGTTGCGCTCCAGCGGCCAGAAGGACCAGGTCACTCGGCCGCATCGTTCGCAAGTGGCGCGAGCGCAAAAGGGCACGCGCCTCGTCTACTTCAGCGAGGCAGGCGGTTTCGCCGATACGCCGGTCTACGATCATTACAAGTTGCCGGTTGGTGAACGGATCGAGGGACCAGCCATTGTCGAGCAGCGGGAGTCCACCGCGGTGGTCGGACCGAGCGGCACAGCGCACGTCGACATCAACGGCAATCTCGTGATCAACATCGCCTGA
- a CDS encoding 2-hydroxyacid dehydrogenase, protein MPMKPEVLMIGPYPIWDMEDLDARYVVHKLWEAADGDRMIQAYRGTIRAIATRGELGASADLMKRLPALEIVSCYGVGTDAIDLAHARANGIRVTNTPDVLTADVADMAVGLLLTAARKIPQADRFVREGEWPNGNMPLVTRVSGKTVGIVGMGRVGAAVARRLAAFDCEIAYFDASRRADLPYTFVADLVELARRAEFLIVTLAGGEATKGIIDAGVLEALGPDGILINVSRGSTVDEKALLSALEARVIKAAGLDVFWNEPNIDERLKVLDNAILQPHHASGTVETRRAMGKLVRDNLAAHFSGAALITRVL, encoded by the coding sequence ATGCCGATGAAGCCCGAAGTGTTGATGATCGGACCCTATCCCATCTGGGACATGGAGGATCTCGACGCACGCTATGTGGTGCACAAGCTGTGGGAGGCGGCGGATGGCGATCGCATGATCCAGGCCTATCGCGGCACGATCCGGGCGATCGCTACCCGCGGCGAGCTCGGCGCATCGGCCGACCTCATGAAGCGGCTGCCGGCGCTTGAGATCGTGTCGTGCTATGGCGTCGGCACCGACGCCATAGATCTAGCCCATGCGAGGGCGAACGGGATCCGGGTGACCAATACGCCGGACGTGCTAACCGCTGATGTCGCCGACATGGCCGTTGGTCTTTTGCTGACAGCTGCAAGGAAGATACCGCAGGCCGACCGGTTCGTGCGCGAGGGGGAGTGGCCCAACGGGAATATGCCGCTCGTGACCCGCGTCAGCGGCAAGACTGTCGGTATCGTCGGAATGGGACGCGTCGGCGCGGCGGTCGCAAGGCGGCTGGCCGCCTTCGATTGCGAGATCGCATATTTTGACGCCTCCCGACGCGCGGATCTACCTTACACCTTCGTCGCGGATCTGGTCGAATTGGCTCGCCGCGCCGAATTCCTGATCGTGACGCTTGCTGGCGGCGAGGCCACGAAAGGCATTATCGACGCTGGCGTGCTTGAGGCGCTCGGGCCGGACGGCATTCTCATCAACGTCTCGCGAGGATCGACCGTCGACGAAAAGGCGCTCCTCAGTGCCCTCGAGGCGAGGGTGATCAAGGCGGCTGGTCTGGACGTATTCTGGAACGAGCCGAACATCGATGAACGGCTCAAGGTCCTCGATAACGCCATCCTTCAACCGCACCATGCCTCGGGTACGGTGGAGACACGGCGGGCCATGGGGAAGCTGGTGCGGGACAATCTTGCCGCGCATTTCTCGGGCGCCGCGCTAATCACACGCGTCCTCTGA
- a CDS encoding SDR family NAD(P)-dependent oxidoreductase, with protein sequence MGLLDGKIALVTGAGTGIGRESAILLAREGATVVLTGRRIAPLEDVASLIAKAGGKAVARAFDLVSRDAIFETVAWVKSHVGPVDILVNNAGSASKVLNARFISEAEWNATVNVNLTAVFNLTQAVLEDMIARQEGTIITVSSLAVVNPNLLGGAAYGAAKAGVKNFMAFLHNTYRNQGIRATTILPGETDTPIMDNRARPPLEGERAVMLNPHDVARAVLLCASLQKGAVIPELHICPTFMRDTSADIEAARWVGAPEGLSDKPKN encoded by the coding sequence ATGGGCCTGCTTGACGGAAAGATCGCGCTCGTTACGGGCGCGGGAACTGGGATCGGACGCGAGAGCGCAATCCTGCTCGCGCGGGAAGGCGCAACGGTCGTCCTTACGGGACGCCGCATCGCGCCGCTGGAGGACGTCGCGTCCCTGATCGCGAAGGCGGGCGGCAAGGCTGTCGCGCGTGCGTTTGACCTGGTGTCGCGGGATGCGATCTTTGAGACGGTTGCCTGGGTGAAGAGCCACGTCGGGCCGGTCGACATTCTCGTCAATAACGCCGGCAGCGCCAGCAAGGTGCTGAATGCGCGTTTCATCAGCGAAGCTGAGTGGAACGCCACGGTTAATGTCAACCTCACAGCGGTGTTCAATCTGACCCAGGCCGTGCTTGAGGACATGATTGCCAGGCAGGAGGGCACGATTATCACCGTGTCGTCGCTCGCGGTCGTCAATCCGAACCTGCTCGGCGGCGCGGCCTATGGTGCGGCCAAAGCCGGCGTGAAGAATTTCATGGCCTTTCTGCACAACACCTATAGGAATCAGGGTATCCGCGCGACGACCATCCTGCCCGGCGAGACCGATACGCCGATCATGGACAATCGCGCGCGGCCGCCGCTCGAAGGCGAGCGGGCCGTGATGCTCAATCCGCATGACGTCGCGCGCGCGGTGCTGCTCTGCGCCAGTCTGCAAAAGGGCGCCGTGATCCCCGAGCTGCACATCTGTCCGACCTTCATGCGCGACACCTCCGCCGATATCGAAGCGGCCCGCTGGGTCGGCGCGCCCGAAGGCCTCAGCGACAAGCCGAAGAATTGA
- a CDS encoding SDR family oxidoreductase: MAFELFNLAGRRALVTGSSQGIGLAIARGLAAHGASVVLNGRDRNKLDAAAASVRACGHDVAVTSFDVTRAEAVRGGILRIEQAIGPIDILVNNAGMQFRAPLEEFPVEKWDELLTTNVSSAFYVGQAVARHMIPRGKGKIINIASVQSELARPGIAPYTATKGAIKNLTRGMCADWAKHGLQVNAIAPGYFKTPLNQALVDNPEFSAWLEKRTPASRWGSVDELIGAAVFLSGEASSFVNGHTLYVDGGITTCL, encoded by the coding sequence ATGGCATTCGAACTGTTCAATCTTGCCGGCCGACGGGCGCTGGTTACGGGGTCGTCGCAAGGGATCGGGCTTGCGATCGCGCGCGGGCTGGCTGCGCATGGCGCCTCCGTGGTGCTGAATGGACGCGATCGCAACAAATTGGATGCGGCTGCGGCAAGCGTCAGAGCCTGCGGTCACGATGTCGCAGTGACGAGCTTCGATGTAACCCGCGCCGAGGCCGTTCGCGGCGGAATCTTACGCATTGAGCAAGCGATCGGGCCGATCGATATTCTTGTCAATAATGCCGGCATGCAATTCCGCGCCCCGTTGGAGGAATTTCCGGTGGAGAAGTGGGATGAATTGCTAACGACCAACGTCTCCAGCGCCTTCTACGTCGGCCAAGCGGTCGCGCGCCACATGATCCCGCGTGGCAAAGGCAAGATCATCAACATCGCGTCGGTTCAGAGTGAATTGGCGCGGCCCGGGATTGCGCCGTACACAGCGACCAAAGGGGCGATCAAGAATCTGACCCGCGGCATGTGCGCCGATTGGGCCAAGCACGGTCTCCAGGTCAATGCGATCGCGCCTGGCTATTTCAAGACTCCCTTGAATCAGGCCCTGGTAGACAATCCCGAATTCTCGGCTTGGCTCGAGAAGCGGACACCCGCGTCACGATGGGGCAGTGTCGACGAGCTCATTGGTGCCGCCGTGTTCCTGTCGGGCGAGGCGTCGTCCTTCGTCAACGGGCATACGCTCTACGTCGATGGCGGGATCACGACCTGTCTGTAG
- a CDS encoding aldolase/citrate lyase family protein — protein sequence MNGAKLRERLARGEAVTMFTPHHASSGLAVRLVELGADAIFVDCEHGTWSFENVRVTAQAIRGAGGAAIVRPHSHERPLLIRYLNAGADGLMVPMVDTADQARAIVDAVRYACPADCEKRLVIAMIETPKAVDNIQELLAVEGIDVFFIGPGDLSQNMGYPPAPPFGQPRPQAVMERVADAVKKIRAAGKVAGTLVTSDELPSWLEQGVRYFYIHSDPFLRVGLAGVKKLLAR from the coding sequence ATGAACGGAGCCAAATTGCGCGAGCGCCTTGCCAGGGGCGAGGCGGTCACCATGTTCACGCCGCATCATGCGTCATCGGGCCTCGCCGTCCGTTTGGTCGAGCTCGGTGCGGACGCGATCTTCGTCGATTGCGAGCACGGCACCTGGAGCTTCGAGAATGTCCGCGTGACCGCGCAGGCGATCCGCGGCGCGGGCGGTGCGGCGATCGTCCGCCCGCACTCCCATGAGCGGCCGCTCCTGATCCGCTATCTCAATGCCGGCGCCGACGGCCTGATGGTGCCGATGGTGGATACCGCGGACCAGGCGCGCGCCATCGTCGACGCGGTGCGGTATGCCTGCCCAGCCGACTGCGAGAAGCGGCTGGTCATCGCCATGATCGAGACGCCGAAGGCGGTCGACAACATCCAAGAGTTGCTCGCGGTCGAAGGGATCGATGTCTTCTTCATCGGGCCCGGCGACCTGTCGCAGAACATGGGCTATCCGCCGGCACCGCCGTTCGGTCAGCCGCGGCCGCAGGCCGTGATGGAACGGGTTGCCGATGCGGTGAAGAAGATCCGAGCGGCCGGCAAGGTGGCAGGAACGCTCGTGACGTCGGACGAACTGCCGTCATGGCTCGAGCAGGGTGTGCGGTATTTCTACATCCACTCCGATCCGTTCCTGCGTGTCGGGTTGGCCGGCGTCAAGAAGCTGCTCGCGCGTTGA
- a CDS encoding hydantoinase B/oxoprolinase family protein, which yields MPMNAADFNDPINLQVMWNRLIFIADQADIVLGRTAFSPIVRENHDYVTVLLDSRGRALAQCTWSIPVFITSLPVAAQKYFLPKFPAESLQEGDVLATNDPEIGTGHLPDVTMITPIFKNGKVVAYAGSIAHLPDIGGAPLHSEASDIFEEGIRFPIVKLHKAGVPNQDVLDIIAASVRLPTEVMGDLESMVAANNVMGRELVKFLDEYDLDGIDELADAIHARSEAQTRRAIRQWPNGTYSAEVLLDGYDTDVTLKASVIVREDSIHVDYTGTSEQILHSINCRTNYRYAHSVYALKCLLDPDTPNNEGCITPITDEAPLGSILNPEQWTAGNSRNLIGHVIPSLIFRALEGVVPDKVMGDSGGAPIWAANCVGRRDDGSQYSSVQNFHGGQGARAEFDGLDTLSFPSNCKVTAIEMFEIAVPVLTECKELIPDSGGAGKSRGGLGQRVVLRNLGRNPMNIYLASERVRHPCFGVVSGKSGSAGKVFRNGEPQFPKGKVVLKTGDRLEVETPGGGGWGKTSERSAASIELDLAEGLITPAAARQIYGHQRSSLAATAAE from the coding sequence ATGCCCATGAACGCTGCCGACTTCAACGATCCGATCAACCTCCAGGTGATGTGGAATCGCCTGATCTTCATCGCCGACCAGGCCGACATCGTGCTCGGCCGCACCGCGTTCTCGCCGATCGTGCGCGAGAACCACGACTACGTGACGGTGTTGCTCGACAGTCGCGGCCGCGCGCTGGCGCAATGCACCTGGTCCATCCCGGTGTTCATCACTTCGCTGCCGGTCGCCGCTCAAAAATACTTCCTGCCCAAATTCCCGGCCGAAAGCCTCCAGGAAGGCGACGTACTGGCCACTAACGATCCCGAGATCGGCACCGGCCATCTGCCTGACGTCACCATGATCACGCCGATCTTCAAGAATGGCAAAGTGGTGGCCTATGCCGGTTCGATCGCGCATCTGCCCGACATCGGCGGCGCTCCCTTGCATTCCGAGGCCAGCGACATCTTCGAGGAGGGTATCCGTTTCCCGATCGTGAAACTGCACAAGGCGGGCGTTCCCAACCAGGATGTTCTCGATATCATCGCGGCCTCCGTTCGCCTGCCGACGGAGGTTATGGGAGATCTCGAATCCATGGTCGCGGCCAACAACGTCATGGGCCGCGAACTGGTCAAATTCCTCGATGAGTATGATCTCGACGGTATCGATGAATTGGCCGACGCGATCCACGCCCGCTCCGAAGCGCAGACCCGTCGCGCGATCCGGCAATGGCCGAACGGCACTTACAGCGCTGAGGTTCTGCTCGACGGTTACGACACCGATGTTACGCTCAAGGCGTCCGTCATCGTCCGCGAGGATTCCATTCACGTCGATTACACGGGAACATCGGAGCAAATCCTTCACTCGATCAACTGCCGCACCAATTATCGTTACGCCCATTCGGTCTACGCGCTGAAATGCCTGCTCGATCCGGATACGCCGAACAACGAGGGCTGCATTACGCCGATCACCGACGAGGCGCCGCTCGGCTCCATCCTCAATCCCGAGCAATGGACGGCCGGCAATTCGCGCAATCTGATCGGCCACGTCATTCCCTCACTGATCTTTAGGGCGTTGGAAGGCGTGGTGCCGGACAAGGTGATGGGCGACAGCGGCGGCGCGCCAATCTGGGCCGCCAACTGTGTCGGCCGGCGCGATGACGGCTCGCAATACAGCTCGGTGCAGAATTTCCACGGCGGGCAGGGCGCCCGCGCCGAATTCGACGGTTTGGACACACTGAGCTTCCCGTCCAACTGCAAGGTCACCGCGATCGAGATGTTCGAGATCGCCGTGCCTGTTCTCACCGAATGCAAGGAGCTGATCCCGGACTCTGGCGGCGCCGGTAAGAGCCGCGGCGGCCTCGGCCAGCGCGTCGTGCTGCGCAATCTCGGCCGTAACCCGATGAATATCTACCTGGCGTCCGAGCGCGTGCGCCATCCCTGCTTCGGTGTCGTCAGCGGAAAGTCCGGCAGCGCGGGCAAGGTTTTCAGGAACGGCGAGCCGCAATTTCCCAAGGGCAAGGTGGTTCTGAAGACGGGAGACCGCTTGGAGGTCGAGACACCCGGCGGCGGCGGATGGGGGAAAACGTCCGAGCGCAGCGCGGCATCGATCGAACTCGACCTTGCGGAGGGCTTGATCACGCCGGCGGCTGCGCGGCAGATTTACGGCCATCAACGCTCGAGCCTGGCGGCGACCGCCGCCGAATAG
- a CDS encoding L-idonate 5-dehydrogenase, producing MKAVVIHAARDLRVEDREPETPGPGQVEVAIEAGGICGSDLHYFNHGGFGTVRIREPMILGHEIAGTIKATGAVVSKFAAGDRVVISPSRPCNGCDYCLRGQQNQCLNMRFYGSAMPTPHIQGAFRQRLVAEEWQCHKVSDGISINEAAFAEPFAVTLHAVARAGSLLGKRVLVTGCGPIGALTIIAARAHGAREIVATDVMDPVLTKAEQVGADRTINVATHPERLGAYAANKGYFDVHFEASGNERAIRSGLEVLKPRGVLLQLGLGGDVSIPQNVVVAKEIEVRGTFRFHEEFGVAVDLINRRAVAVKPLLTGCYGLDEVQTAFNVAGDRSRSMKVQLSF from the coding sequence ATGAAAGCCGTCGTCATTCACGCCGCTCGCGATCTCCGTGTTGAGGACCGCGAACCGGAAACGCCGGGACCGGGTCAGGTCGAAGTGGCTATCGAAGCAGGCGGCATCTGTGGCTCCGACCTGCACTACTTCAATCACGGTGGCTTCGGCACGGTGCGGATTCGGGAGCCGATGATCTTGGGCCACGAAATAGCAGGCACGATCAAGGCGACCGGCGCCGTCGTGTCCAAATTCGCGGCGGGTGATCGGGTGGTGATTTCGCCGAGCAGGCCTTGCAATGGTTGTGACTACTGCCTGCGCGGCCAGCAGAATCAGTGCCTGAATATGCGCTTCTATGGCAGCGCCATGCCAACGCCGCACATCCAAGGGGCGTTCCGGCAGCGCCTTGTTGCTGAGGAGTGGCAATGTCACAAGGTCAGTGACGGCATTTCGATAAACGAGGCCGCCTTTGCTGAACCTTTCGCCGTGACATTGCATGCGGTTGCGCGGGCCGGGTCATTGCTCGGCAAGCGTGTTCTGGTCACCGGCTGTGGCCCTATCGGCGCCTTGACAATCATTGCGGCACGCGCCCACGGAGCGCGGGAGATCGTCGCGACGGACGTTATGGATCCAGTCTTGACCAAGGCGGAACAAGTCGGAGCCGATCGCACCATCAATGTTGCGACCCATCCGGAGCGGCTAGGTGCCTACGCGGCCAACAAGGGCTACTTCGACGTGCATTTCGAAGCTTCCGGGAACGAGCGCGCCATCCGTTCGGGGCTTGAGGTCCTAAAGCCACGAGGCGTGCTGCTGCAACTTGGCCTCGGCGGCGACGTTTCCATTCCGCAGAACGTCGTAGTCGCCAAGGAGATTGAGGTTCGCGGGACTTTCAGATTCCATGAAGAGTTCGGTGTCGCTGTCGACCTCATCAATCGACGAGCCGTCGCTGTGAAGCCCCTACTGACAGGCTGCTACGGGCTAGACGAGGTGCAAACGGCCTTCAACGTTGCAGGAGATCGAAGCCGGTCGATGAAGGTTCAATTGAGCTTCTGA